AGCGTATATATTCCCATCATTAGAATGAATGTAGACaaaggaggagacagaggagCCATCAATCTGACTCTCCACTATGGAGTAAACCAGATCAGAATTAACCCCCTCATCTAGGTCGCTAGCAGATACTGTACATAGGAGAGTCCCTGGGTCACTGTTCTCCTTAATGAAAGCATTATAAGTAGACTGTGTGAACAGCGGAGCATTATCATTAATATCTGACACCCTGAGGGTGATGCTGGTTTTACTGTATAGAGAAGGAGACCCTAAATCAGAGGCTGTCAGCTCTATAGTGTATTGGGGGGTTTCCTCTCTATCAAGATTCCCATCTGTCACCAATGCATAACGATTCTGATTAGATCTTATTCTAAAAGGCACATTTGGTGATAGATTTAGCCTTATTTCTCCATTCTTCCCAGAATCCTTGTCATTTACATTAATAAATCCTACAACTGTCCCTATTAGGGCATTTTCTGGGATATTATTAGTCACTGTGGAAAATGTGATTTCTGGGGGATTATCATTGATATCTTCCACTTCCACATGAACTATGCAGTTCCCCTCTAATTTGGGAAATCCTTTATCTTCTACCTTAATGGATAATTCATAAAAATTAGAATCTTCATAATCCACAAGTCCATTAATATGAATCTCCCCATTTTGTTCATTGAGAGAAAATAATTCTCTAGCAGATTCAGATGTATGATCATCAAAAGAAAACTCAATCTCCCCATTTGCTCCGTCATCCTGATCTGTCGCATTCAGGGTTAATATGACAGTTTTCAATGGCAGATTCTCCCTTATACTGACCTTATAAACTGACTGATTAAAGACTGGAGGATTATCATTAATATCTAATACAAGGACTGTTATTCTGCAGGTCCCTGATCTGGCCGGTTCTCCTCCATCAATAGCTGTGAGAATGAGGTGATgttcttgtttttcttctctatctaaaACCTTCTCTAGTATCAGCTGAGGGATGAGCGTTCCATCTTTACGATTTTTCACAGACAATGAGAAATAAGGATTTGTATTCAGTGTATACTGACTGACACCATTCACACCGACATCTAAATCCTTTGAAATCTCCAATGCAAACCGAGCCCCGGGAGTTGCTACTAATTCTGTAACCTGAATAATACGATGATTAGATGAGAATGTGGGAGAATTATCATTAATATCCACAATCTCTATCTCCAGGCTAATAAGCTCCAGAGGATTCTCAGCCACAACCTCTAACTGCAGTAAGCAGCGGGGACTAGATCCACACAGGCTCTCCCTATCAATTCTCTCCTTCACAACCAACCCTCCATTGTTCTGATTTACACTGAAATATTGTGGGGATTGCTCAGATCTCAGATGGATCCTGCGCTGAGAGAGCTCGGCACGTTTTATCCCCAGATCCTGAGCTACATTTCCTACCAATGTCCCCGGCTCAGACTCCTCAACAATAGAATAATGCAGCTGCCCAGAGACCCAGCCCCAGCTACAAAGGAGAAAGGAGCAGACTACTTGCCATTTCCAGCACTGACAAAAGCCTCTGATGTCCATATCTTAAATGATTGCCTTGCTATTTGATGTCATGTAGATGCTGTGTAATCCCAGCTGCATGAGGATCATGAATTTATCTGTCCATATTCCCAAAAATATAATCCATCTGAGGAAAACAAACATCCACGGGGCTCTCATCAGCGCTGCAGCTCTTCTTTGTGTGAGAGAAACGATGGGAGGGTGAATCACTGAGCCAGGGGGAGGAGAGCGCAGGGCTGACATGAGCACATTCTCTAGTGCTGCTGAAATGAAGGACTGGATGACAAGACTACCCTCTGCTGGCCAATAGTGAGAATGCAGTaaagaagtagaaaaaaaagagaatagaAAAATTGGAATAGTCTATTCTTCCcttgtttttttatgtatattttcttGTATTATTCACATATTGTTACAATTTAGATATGAAATTTAACTATAAATATCAAGGAAAAGTTATTTTACACACAAACACCTCTCATATGCAAACTTTCACTATTCATAAAACTGCTACTACtacagttgtatattttaattatACTGTTAGTGTTATTTGTATTCCGCAGAATACCAACATCTAAACGCTAAGAAATATAAGTTGTTACTGTAGAATTATTGTATTTGTAATAGataatctttctatctatctatctatctatctatctatctatctatctatctatctatctatctatctatctatcgtacaGCCTCATGTAGATTTTCTTGAATTATGTTAAGGTCTCCTGCATTTAGAGTACAAAATGATAAATGCGCCTATGATTGACAGATGGCAGTCTTCACTGATATCAagtaaaacaaacatttttatttctttttacatgggagcctatggtgaaGGACAACATCTGTCGGTCGCATCAATTGAACATATACTTTTCTTTCATTTCCCTCTACACATCACACAATATATTGTGTTAATGGGCAAGTTAAGGGATGACACATCTGTATGATGTAAACATATAATTTATGTCATAAAGAGAAAGGTTAAACATGTTGTGGCAGCTTCCATGAGTCTCAGCAACAAAGGATGTACATTTCAACTCAGAAATaatgtatttaatagagatgagcgagcgtactcgtccgagcttgatactcgttggagtattagggtgttcgagatgctcgttactcgtaacgagtaccacgcggtgttcgggttactttcattttcttccctgagaaatttgcgcgcttttctggccaatagaaagacagggaagacattacaacttccccctgcgacgttcaagccctataccacccccctgcagtgagtagctggtgagattaggtgtcacccgagtattaaaatctgcccctcccgcggctcgccacagatgcattctgacattagttacagctgtggcagagaagaacgatgtttgcccattgaattcaatggagccagcaatacagcaggttccactgaaagcaatgggctgccggcgtgcgcggggatgaattgtcgggaagggcttaaatatataagcccttccctgcaattcatccagaaatgtgttacaataaaaatatataccggcgtataaggcgaccgggcgtataagacgaccccccaactgtcaccttatacgccggcaatacagtggagcaaagaataaaaatcattactcacttcttctgacgttctgcagtgctgctgcaggctgtcgctccctcctggttcccggcagaccattgctttctctacgaagggctttaaatccccgcctccagaaacacacgtgccttcagccaatcacagccaatgacaatgatgtcattgaatggctgtgattggctgtgtttctggaggcggggatttcaagccctgcgtccagaacgCAATGCTccgccgtggaccaggagggagcgacagcctgcaggagtggcgcagaacgtcagaagaagtgagtaatgatttttattctttgctccactgtattgccggcgtatgaggtgacagttggggggtcgtcttatacgccccgtcgccttatacgccggtatatatttttattgtaatacatttctggatgaattgcagggaagggcttatatatttaaccccttcccgacaattcatcccgcgatcgccggcagcccattgctttcagtggaacctgctgtattgctggctccattgaattcaatgggcaaacatcgttcttctctgccacagctgttacagctatggcagaggagaacgatctttacgctgacagtgcggggggaggggggcccactcttgccgctattgtggcttaatagtgggaccttgagatgcagcccaacatgtagcccctcgcctgccctatccgttgctgtgtcgttcccatcactttcttgaattgcccagattttcacaaacgaaaaccttagcgagcatcggcgatatacaaaaatgctcgggtcgcccattgacttcaatggggttcgttactcgaaacgaaccctcgagcattgcgaaaatttcgtcccgagtaacgagcacccgagcattttggtgctcgctcatctctagtatttaacaaTAATACTGGATGATAGAAGGGTGGAAAATCAATGTAGAAAGaccaaagaaaagtgaaaaatgtaTATAGCAGATTGGGGACCACAATAAATATATTGTAAGCGTTTCATGTCCTGATATCAAGCCAGGAATATATCCTTCACCAGTGCTTCAGGCCACTGTTTGTCCCTTATACGCATAACAAGCAATTAGTTGGGTCAGTCTGTATGTTACTGTATATACAATAAGACACCGGATTATCTTGTAATAAAAATCTGCTGGTACAAGAATTATTTTAGCATTTCACTTTGTTCTATTGACTTGGTATGGGAACCAAATATGTAGGTATAACTTGTAGTTCGTATTCTCTAATGCCGTATCTGTTGCAGATCTCCCCAACACCCACAATTACTAATACTGCAGTATTCCTATGTGATGGGGGCTTCCGGACGCTCTCAGGTACCAGGGTCTGGGTGCAACTACCAGCTTTGTACCCCCTATAATGTTAATGCAGGTGTTAGTGAATTTCTCTTATATTTTTGCTTCTAGTTTCCCTGAAAAATATCTATAAATAACCTCATTGGCCAGATGAGtagtttactgcatataacacctGATGTGCCAGAATAAGGGCTTAGTTACATGGCGCATCAGGGCGCCaatccgcccgtgttcctgcacgaagaagatggccacactgcaggtgcggaccaCTCTCCGCAcccccggaagaaagaacacatgaccggcaatggagctggtcatgtgttctttcttccgacggtgcagagagtcgtccgcacctgcagtgcggccgtcttatcctgcagtaacacgggcgcatcggcgcccgaatGCGCTGGTGTGACTGAGACCTCATAGGATACAATTATCGTGCAACATTGTTGCTCGTCATTACCTCATCGTTCACCTGCTGCATACATTATCAGTAGGTCCAGATTCCCTGGAATGGTTTATAGCCATATAACCCCAGAGTGCTCCATGATCCTAGCTTCATGTGTATCTCAGTGTATTAGACCAATACATAGCTCTTCCTGGCTGACATACAATCATGGGAAGAGGCTTATAACATTTAAAATGAAACTCTaaataaaactaaaatttcaatgtgttccattaaaggggttggctgTAGATCCTTATGTAGAAGGTTGAGTAACATATACGGTCATATGCTCCTCCATAGGCATTTTTCTCAGCTTCTCTGTGGTTCGTACATAATCTTGCCTGCTCCCTTGCTGGTCTCCACATCCTGGTCTCCAGCAATCGTGTCTTGTATAGACATGCTAGCAACACAGCTAGTcataggctgcagcagtcataccGGTTGACACTTCATAGCTGCCGGCCAGGAGAGACCAGCAGGAAGTAGAGAAGAATCTGTATATAACGGGAAGATACACAAGGAGAGTATACATTTTTGAGTTTGAGCCTCAGCAACAGGAACATATGTGAAGATAGTGCCAAGCGAGAATTGTCGTAGCCAACAGCCAAAAACAGTAGGAAAAGATTACAGCACTCCATTTCAGTAAATGTGTTATTTGCATGAACACATTCAATGTTTTAACCACCactgggtcagaaatgctatctttactccttagggagagcatctagctggtgagtgaggagacttaaaaggccattcatactcctctgggtaacaTGCAAATGCGAgaaatggaacaatatctctgcagcaccacctattggaaggcaacaatccctaaagtcaatgttaggctctttatacaagccttgtaactatGACCAGGGATTGAAAGCCTTCCAATATGTGGCACTGTGGTtgtattgctccatctcccttatttgcatattaaccTCAACTGAAATATTTAAGCTCAAAAAAAGACTTCCGTTACGGTTGGCATGCTCAGGCTCCTTGACTATAACTAGTAGAGTACTATATAGAACTGACATACTGTACATCTAATATGCTTACAAATTGGCAGAGCAATGTTAGGTACTTGAATATTCTGTATATACGTCCCTCCTACTTTCATACTGGTCCATTCCTGCTGCTAAAGTAAAAACATGAAGGATCATGAACCTGCGCACATAACTGTAACTCAGTATAGGATCTGTTTAATGTATGCAGTTCTAcaataaaactgaaataaagtATGTGAAGTATAGAATCCATTTAAAAGAAAGTAGGCAGCCGCGGCTACAGAAGAAGATATATGTATTTATCACTGAATCCAAATCATTGAATataaaaatgtattctttttgGGGGGTGTAGCTTTGGTTTGGTGGCATGAGGCAGCAAGATTCAGAGCTGTGGACCCACATGCCACCACTTTCAGCCTGGACACACAGTAAACTTACCCCTGAAACATGTCGGGGGGAGCAAGAAGAAGGAGATTACATTATTATTAGCAGAAGCTACGTTAAGCTGCTTCCTGAGCGGCAAGGCAGCTACAGACTGTGAACATCAACCTCCTGTCATGGGGCCGACGGAACACGTGGAACCCAGTCGGGGGGATCCCTCATCAACAGCACTATCATTGCTGCACAGTGTCCATGGTCCTAAACAGTGCACCGTGGGAGACTCTGCGGCATTCATTAATAATATGAAGGGAAAGGGACAGCCTGGAGACATTACATTCACCCAAGAAGGACAGCACTGGCTAGCCATTGGGCAAAAGGAGAGCAGAGCCACTAATGCTAAGAAGCGGCAAGTGCGCCAGATGGACTCCTCCCTCCCTGATGGGGGACACAGTAATAAATCATCATGCTGGGAGCAGTGATTCCACACCACTTGTCTCCCCTACAGCCCCCTCTATCAGGACTCCTGATGACCTAACTCCATTCCCACTCCGGCTTTCCTACCTGGCCTGGAAAGCAAGGCACTCTGACAATGGCTTTCTAACAATAGATTCAGAGCTCACCACTTTCTCTCTTTGGGACACTGGATTTCCACTGACACATTGACAGGAATAATAGAACCACTCTCACTGTCATTTTGGCACATTATCAGCTATAGACACATTTTACATCTTTGCCTAACCCCTCTGGATTTTCACAGACGAAAACGGCTTATGAACGTCTCTGTAGGGAAGAAGGTCCCTGCTGGCATACCCTCTCACAGATCTACAATATCCTAATCTCCCCACCTGATACTTCTAACCCTAACTACATTCAGAGATGGGAAGATCTGACAATGTCACTCACAAGGGAGCAGAAAGACAACATATACATCATCACACCCACATCTTCTATCTCTAGTAAGATACAAGAAACAAGATTCAGAATCCTCTCTCGCTGGTACAGGGTCCGCTCCTGATTACATATAATGATACCATTCGTGTCTCCATTATGCTGGAGATATGCATCGGAACAAGGAACATTATTACATATATTCTGGGAGTGCCCAGTGTTGGCTGGTTTCTGGTCTGACCTATCGCTTCCAAATTTACTAATTTTGTTCCATCTAAATCTCCTGCATTCTTCCTTCCACATCTCAGCTATCTCCCATTAGCCATCTATGAGCACTCTGTGGTGCACCATCTGGATAACACAGCAAGAACCTGTATCCCCAAACTATGGCGACAAACATCTCCACCCTCTATGTCTTTGTGGTTTAACATAATACCTCTAAAAAATTACCTTGTTTATGGTATAGACTGAGAATGTTATCATTGTTATACCGGAAAATTACAAATAAAGAGttttaaataaataatttaaCTAGTGACCAACCGACACAAAAAAACACGGAAAAATATGCAGTGGTTTAAAATTTATACAACAGCAAAAGATTAAATAAACGCAGTAAAAAGCAATAGCAGTGTATATCATTAGCTGAAAACAAGATAATAACCAACTAAAAATATATTCTCAATATTCATAAAGTACATAATATTAGAGCTCACCGACAATAAAACAGAAATAGGAAACCCCCTATTCTTAAAATTATATTTTACTTTACTTTCAATTTTGTTACGTTTTCTAACCAGAAAAGACCAAATCATTTTTCTGAGCTACAGAATCTGCATATCAAATCAATTATTTTAGATCTCACAGTCCAGTAAGTTATCATACTATAATATCACCACTTACATTGTTTGGATCATTCAGTGATTCCCCCTCAGATGAGGCTTCTTGATATATATCCTTTAGTTGGGGATAATTTACAGGCTGCACAATACTGTAATCTTGTTGTTCCGGGGCCGGGGGTAAATGAGTTTGGTAACTCTGCCCCTGGGACCCTGGAGGAACCATCCTGACCTCCATGTACTTTAAGGTCCCGTCTGTGTTCAGGTACAGAGCCGGCTGATACTGATCTGTGTAGGGTTTGGATTGGGATCCACCAAGTAAACAGCAACTACTGCCCCAATCATAACTGTCCTTCCTCAGACACTTCACCAATAATATCATGAAGGTA
The nucleotide sequence above comes from Eleutherodactylus coqui strain aEleCoq1 chromosome 2, aEleCoq1.hap1, whole genome shotgun sequence. Encoded proteins:
- the LOC136611234 gene encoding protocadherin gamma-C5-like isoform X18 — its product is MDIRGFCQCWKWQVVCSFLLCSWGWVSGQLHYSIVEESEPGTLVGNVAQDLGIKRAELSQRRIHLRSEQSPQYFSVNQNNGGLVVKERIDRESLCGSSPRCLLQLEVVAENPLELISLEIEIVDINDNSPTFSSNHRIIQVTELVATPGARFALEISKDLDVGVNGVSQYTLNTNPYFSLSVKNRKDGTLIPQLILEKVLDREEKQEHHLILTAIDGGEPARSGTCRITVLVLDINDNPPVFNQSVYKVSIRENLPLKTVILTLNATDQDDGANGEIEFSFDDHTSESARELFSLNEQNGEIHINGLVDYEDSNFYELSIKVEDKGFPKLEGNCIVHVEVEDINDNPPEITFSTVTNNIPENALIGTVVGFINVNDKDSGKNGEIRLNLSPNVPFRIRSNQNRYALVTDGNLDREETPQYTIELTASDLGSPSLYSKTSITLRVSDINDNAPLFTQSTYNAFIKENSDPGTLLCTVSASDLDEGVNSDLVYSIVESQIDGSSVSSFVYIHSNDGNIYAQRSFDYEQIQVLQITIKVEDSGSPQLSSTAPVFLFILDANDNPPTLLYPEHSEDLIVQERIPKSTSAGYLVTKLSAVDLDSGHNAWLLFTLIHPINYSSFQVSKHTGEVRTVRGLQEAENMEQQLVISISDQGSPPLSTTVTVLVSMADEVIVERPKSGDFLTNSKPPSDMTLYLIISLVAISLVSLVTFMILLVKCLRKDSYDWSSSCCLLGGSQSKAYTDQYQPALYLNTDGTLKYMEVRMVPPGSQGQSYQTHLPPALEQQDFSIVQPLDFPKLKDLVQDISAEGNYTSDPSNAQPNAEWRFSQAQRPGPSGAQPTEEAGVWPNNQFETERLQAMILASANEAAEGTSGLGGGTGTMGLSARYGPQFTLQHVPDYRQNVYIPGSTLTPTNAGGKRDGKVGGNKKKSGKKDKK